From the genome of Sphingobacterium kitahiroshimense, one region includes:
- a CDS encoding heavy metal-binding domain-containing protein, whose protein sequence is MIVTITNTIEGREVQRYFDPISGTAVIGSNALSAIRATENWTVITV, encoded by the coding sequence ATGATCGTTACCATTACCAATACCATTGAGGGGAGAGAAGTCCAACGATATTTTGATCCCATTTCAGGAACAGCTGTTATTGGGTCCAATGCTTTAAGTGCAATCCGAGCAACTGAAAATTGGACTGTTATCACCGTATAA